From a region of the Hevea brasiliensis isolate MT/VB/25A 57/8 unplaced genomic scaffold, ASM3005281v1 Scaf5, whole genome shotgun sequence genome:
- the LOC131177482 gene encoding aspartic proteinase CDR1-like — MCKAYGIGKLPYAHLLTTLFRELDINVSKESSKAYLIVLREIHFDNDGRKKRFEKGGSSKTKVDSNFKSEIMSELQGLRTFINEKFKKLKKQIADLKQAQRTDFATRVETDAHAGDPPTHYGSAFDHGNVECGGTGLGESTTVVLHDSEQVVKLEVEPTVELESDQIVEPVVESTQKKEDSLKDQQESAPPELSAAEASQANRICAFLVLFGLISLVSFLADDKKGENGFASKEEGHSKASQDESKLRKNKIMKAKTQVKALAIFALCLSCLVSFDAASKPSQGFSVELINRDSPNSPFYNPEETRTQRLANAFRRSISRVHHFSPESQISTKAAESDVFSNQGDYLMRISIGTPPFEILAIADTGSDLIWTQCEPCSNCYQQNVPLFNPKSSSTYRDFSCSSRQCTTTSGTKDCDSDGICHYEASYGDGSFTNGNLAAETITLDSTSGPPVSFPNSIIGCGHNDRGTFGPEGSGIVGLGGGSVSLVSQLGSTIGGKFSYCLVPATANSSKLNFGSNAVVSGTGVQSTPLTFQILKTFYFLTLEAISVGHQRVEFPSSTPGTGNIIIDSGTTLTLVPEDFFSDLSSAVDNVIRGQRANDPTGTFSLCYSIQSDLNIPTLTAHFTGADLELQPLNTFLPVSDDVTCLAFVPNSQIAIFGNVAQTNFLIGYDLEGKTVSFKPTDCTTE, encoded by the exons ATGTGTAAAGCTTATGGAATTGGTAAATTACCATATGCACATCTCTTAACTACCTTGtttagagaattggatataaatgtCTCTAAGGAGAGTTCTAAGGCATATTTAattgtgcttagagaaattcaTTTTGATAATGATGGCAGAAAGAAACGTTTTGAAAAAGGTGGATCTTCTAAAACCAAAGTTGATTCAAATTTCAAAAGTGAGAttatgagtgagcttcaaggACTAAGAACATTTATTAATGAGAAATTCA AGAAGTTAAAGAAACAGATTGCAGACCTTAAGCAGGCACAAAGAACTGATTTTGCAACCAGAGTTGAGACTGATGCACATGCAGGTGATCCTCCTACTCATTATGGTAGTGCATTTGATCATGGTAATGTTGAGTGTGGAGGCACTGGGCTTGGTGAGTCTACTACTGTTGTTCTGCATGATAGTGAACAGGTTGTAAAACTTGAAGTTGAACCTACTGTTGAACTTGAAAGTGACCAAATTGTAGAACCTGTAGTTGAGTCTACACAGAAGAAGGAAGATTCTCTAAAGGATCAGCAGGAGAGTGCTCCACCTGAACTTTCTGCAGCTGAAGCTTCTCAAGCTAATAGGA TTTGTGCTTTCTTGGTTCTTTTTGGATTAATATCTCTTGTTTCCTTTTTGgctgatgacaaaaagggggagaatggat ttgcatctaaagaGGAAGGGcactcaaaggcatctcaagatgaATCTAAGTTGAGAAAGAATAAGATTATGAAAGCTAAGACTCAAgttaaag CTTTAGCCATTTTTGCACTTTGTCTCTCTTGTTTAGTCTCCTTTGATGCTGCCTCTAAACCTAGCCAGGGCTTTAGTGTGGAACTAATTAACAGAGACTCACCAAACTCTCCCTTCTACAATCCTGAAGAAACTCGCACTCAACGCTTGGCTAATGCTTTTCGTCGATCGATAAGCCGTGTCCATCATTTTAGCCCTGAAAGTCAAATATCTACCAAAGCCGCAGAGTCTGATGTATTCTCAAACCAAGGTGATTATCTCATGAGAATTTCAATTGGCACACCACCTTTTGAAATTCTAGCCATAGCAGACACAGGCAGTGACCTTATATGGACACAATGTGAGCCCTGCAGTAATTGTTATCAACAAAATGTTCCTCTTTTTAATCCAAAATCTTCCTCAACTTATAGAGACTTCTCCTGCTCTTCAAGACAATGTACAACAACGAGTGGAACCAAAGATTGTGACAGTGATGGGATTTGCCATTATGAGGCTTCTTATGGAGACGGCTCCTTCACTAATGGAAATCTTGCAGCTGAGACCATCACCTTGGATTCTACAAGTGGCCCCCCTGTGTCTTTCCCTAATTCTATAATTGGTTGTGGACATAACGATAGAGGAACCTTTGGACCCGAAGGTTCAGGCATTGTTGGACTTGGAGGTGGTTCTGTTTCCCTTGTTTCTCAACTGGGTTCTACCATTGGTGGCAAATTTTCCTACTGTTTGGTGCCAGCAACAGCAAACTCAAGCAAGTTGAATTTTGGAAGCAATGCGGTGGTTTCAGGAACAGGAGTCCAGTCGACCCCATTAACCTTCCAAATTCTTAAAACCTTCTACTTTCTGACACTGGAGGCTATAAGTGTTGGACACCAAAGAGTAGAATTTCCTAGTTCTACCCCTGGAACCGGAAACATTATTATTGATTCTGGAACCACATTGACGTTAGTCCCAGAAGACTTTTTCTCAGATTTGTCTTCAGCAGTTGATAATGTGATCCGTGGACAACGCGCCAATGACCCCACCGGCACTTTCAGTCTCTGCTATAGTATTCAATCTGATCTAAATATTCCTACATTGACAGCCCATTTCACTGGTGCAGATTTGGAGCTGCAACCTCTAAACACATTTCTTCCAGTTTCTGATGATGTTACTTGTCTTGCTTTTGTGCCTAATAGTCAAATTGCAATATTTGGTAACGTAGCGCAGACGAACTTCTTGATAGGATATGATCTTGAAGGGAAAACCGTGTCCTTTAAGCCAACTGattgcaccactgagtaa